The Pyxidicoccus sp. MSG2 DNA segment GGGCGTGCAGGCGGCGAGCATCAGGACGGCGAGGCTGGCGGCGGGCAGACGCGGCACGGGCCCCTCCTTATCACCGGGCCGGGGCCGGCGCCGCCTCGGGAAGCGGCGAAGGTGCGGCGGGGGACGGACGCGTCTTCCAGCGCTGGTGCATCCACACCCACTGTTCGGGCGTGCGGCGGATGGCGGCCTCGATTCTCGCGGACAGCGCCGCGGTCAGCTCGAGGGCCGCGGTCTCGCGGTCGTCAGCCTGGGGCACCGGCACCTCTTCCATGGACAGGCGGTACCCACCCTCCACGCGGTGGCAGAAGCCCGTCACCACCGCGGCGCCGGTGCGGATGGCGAGGTCCGCCGCCGCGCGGGGCGTGGCCGCCAGTTGTCCGAAGAAGGGCACGAAGAGCGACTGCACCCGCGTGTCCTGGTCGATGAGGATGCCGAGGATTTCGCCACTGCGCAGCGCGCGCAGCATGGCCCGCGCCGCGCCCTCCTGGCCGCGCCAGATGCTCCGCACGCCGCCGCGCTCGCGAAAGCGCCCCACCAGCTCCGTGAGCCGGGGGTCGGTCGTCTCCTTGGCGATGCTCTGGCTGGGGTAGCCCGCGCGCGCCACGCGGCGGGCGAG contains these protein-coding regions:
- a CDS encoding lysophospholipid acyltransferase family protein, yielding MERPPLAKRLKRFLRYVLIRGVLLLLQPLPLGVARALGARLGALAYTLAGGERRKALKSLAVAFPEKSDAERQAVARAAFRHLGAAALEVACTGALDRGLERLVAWPEEDRRVLETALARGRGVVFVSGHVGNWELLARRVARAGYPSQSIAKETTDPRLTELVGRFRERGGVRSIWRGQEGAARAMLRALRSGEILGILIDQDTRVQSLFVPFFGQLAATPRAAADLAIRTGAAVVTGFCHRVEGGYRLSMEEVPVPQADDRETAALELTAALSARIEAAIRRTPEQWVWMHQRWKTRPSPAAPSPLPEAAPAPAR